Within the uncultured Methanobrevibacter sp. genome, the region TGCAATCGGAGTTGATGCGGTTTTAGTTCAGGATTTGGGATTACTGGAGTTAATCGGCAAACATCTGCCTAACTTAAAGGTTCATGCATCAACACAGATGACCTGTGAAAATCAGCTGAAACTGGATTATCTTGAAAGTAAAGGAATTAGACGTGTCGTTCTTCCGCGTGAAATGAGAAAAGAAGAAATTGCAGAACTTAAAACAAATATGGAACTTGAAATATTTGCCCACGGAGCACTATGTTATTCATATTCCGGACAGTGCCTTATGAGCAGTTTTAAAGGTGGTCGAAGTGGAAATAGAGGAACCTGTGCACAGCCTTGCCGTCAAAAATATAAAATTTCCGGAATAAAACATGAAGATTACTATTTATCCCCCTGCGATTTGAGTTTATTTAATCAACTGAAAGAAATTGCAGAATTGAATATCAGCTGCATCAAAATTGAAGGAAGGATGCGCAGCAAAGAATATCTGGCAGTTGTGGTAAGCGAATACAGAAAAGCATTGAACAAGTTAAAAAGCCATAAAGAAAGTAAAAGCGAAGATATCAGTTTAGTGTTTAACCGAGGGTTTATAGAAGGACAATTCAACCATAAATCCAAAAGAAGCATTCGTGCAGGACATGTCGGCCTGAAAATAGGTAAAGTAATTAACAGCAGCAAAAATCAAATCGCCATCAGATTAGACGATTCTGTTGAGAATATTCCTGAAAAGGGTGACGGATTATTAATTGTCAAGAAAAATAATGATTACGGATTTGAAATTTCTCAAAATCCCCTATTGACAAGTTTAAATCATTATAAAAAAGGAAAAAATAAACAGATAAAAGATTTAACCCGCAAAAACAAGGTTTTAATTATAAAAAAGGTCTGGCAAAATAAAAAGAGCAATTTTGATTTAACCGACTCAACCGCATACCTGACAAAAAGAAATAGTTTAACAAAAAAAGTCAGAGAAATTGAAGCCAAAGGCAATAGTTTTATCAAATCAAAATTGATATTAACCTTTTCTTTAAAAAACAAATATCCTAATTTAAAAGGTAGATTAACACTTTTAAACCATAGGCAAATCGAATCTGAAGTTACAAGCGACAAACCGTTTGAAAAACCTCTTAAAAAAAGTGTTGAAGCTGAAACAATTAAAAAACAACTTATTAAAGTTGACAATTACCCCTATGAAATAACACAGGTCAATGTCAACTATGACGGAACACTATTTATTCCACTAAGCAAGATCAATGAACTTAGACGGAATCTGTTTGAGGAGTTAAAAAGAGAAGTTGAAAATTCATACAAACATGAAATCAAAAAAATCAATTTAACACAGAATAAACCTGAAAAACATGAAAATTCAGTTAACTTTTCATTTTACACAAATAATTTAAATCATTTAAATGAAATTAATGGTGTTAAAAGAGTTTATTTGGAAATTCCCCCAGATAATGATAATCTTGACATCACACATGACAACAGACACAACATCAATTACATGATTACATTTTTAAAAAATGCAATAGAAATAGCTCATGATAAAGATTATGAATTAATCTGGAAATGGCCTGATATAACTCATGACAAACTAATAAAATCATTAAATAAAGTTAGAGGAATCTTAAATAAAATGAATTGCAACATTCCAGTAATGAGTGGGAACTTTAACTCTGAATATGGACCGTATTCAATGAATGTTACAAATACCGAAACGATAGACAGTTTGAAAGAATACAATATTTTGACAATTTCACCGGAACTGAATAAAAAAGACTATGAAAACATCATAGATTCCTGCAAAGATTGCGAAAGAATTGAAATGCTTGTTCAGGGATCTGTTGAGTTAATGAAAACAAGGTATTCTATATTATCAAAAAAAGAATTTAAACAGATTAAGAATAAAAGCGAATTTTATTTAATTGACCGGAAAAATAACAAATATCCGATTCACAAAAGCATTTCAGGCGAAGAGCTGACAATATTTAATGACAGCGAACTTTCATTAATACATGAAATAAATCATCTAAAAGAAATTGGTTTTTGTAATTTCTCAATTGACGGACGTTATAAGAATGACAACTATTGTAAAATAATTGATGTCTATAAAAAAGCAATTGACGGAACTGTTAATGAAAAAGAACTGTTAAAGTACAGTTCCAAAAATACATTGGGCAACTACTGATATTACTTATCAAATGCTCTCGGCAATATTGAATATATATTAAAAAGCATAGTATTACTACAAAAAGGGTTTGGTAAAAATGCAAGGAGAAAGAATTACATTGCAAAATATAAAAGGTATTGGAGATAAGATCTCCGAAAAGATAATCAATAGCGTTGGAGGCGAAGAAGAACTCCAAAAAATAGTTGATAATGTTGATGTTGAAAGAATAGCCAATGTCGAAGGAATCAGCCAGCGAAAAGCAATTGAAATAATGAACCAACTGCTGAACAATTCAAATTATGAATTTATTAAAAGCGACAGAGCTATGGAAATTTATGAAGACATCATAAACAAAATCTTATCCTATTCAAATACAACATATTCCAAAAACAGAATCCTGCTTCTTTCTCCGACAAAAGATATTGACAAAATAAATTCACAGCTTGATTTTGTAATGAATGCAAAGGAACATGTATCCCAACTTCCGATAATCAAATTAAGAGGCCTGATGAGAAATTTAAAAGAAGTTGAAGAAGCCAAACCAGAATATGATCCAAGTAAAGCTATTCTCGTAGAACGTGAAGAAGACAATTCATATCTTTGTGATCTGGGCCTTAACCAATATTACCCAATCATAACTGCCAGTGACTCACCACTTCTTCAAGAAGAAATGATGAATTATGATTTGGTATTTTATGTTTATTCTCAGGGAGTTCTTGATTTTGAAGGAATGCCAAATCTTGTAATGATTAATATTGAGGAGAACGATTATGAAATTGTACCGGAAAAAATCATAAATTTCTTTATTCAAAACAAGGATTTGTTTTCAAGAGTTCATGAAATTCAAAAAATCAGAAATAAGGAAAGTGTTCTCGGAGACATCATCCCAATAATCAATGAATTGAACATTATCGACAAAAGAGAAGTTGACATAGAAGAACTTGTTATTTCTCTAAAGGATGATATGGATGATGAATTAGAAAAATCAATAAAACAAGTTGATCTTGAAGGAGATGAAATACTCAACTTATTAAACAACAACTTCCCGCCAAAGATTAGTAAAATATTTGACGAAATTATCAATAAACGAAAGGACATCATCCGTGAAAAAACGGGAATAAGTTTTGACCCATACCTCAGAACATATCCTATTGAAATTGATGAAACAGAAATTCAAAGAGTAACACTGGAACAATCATCCAAAAAAGAGAATGATATATTCGACATTAAAAAAAGTGCTGCTATTGAACTAAACTCAATTAAGAAAAGAGCCATTGAAGAAGTTGAAGATGCAATAAAATTCGATTATGAATTCAGTTTGGGAAGTTTTGCATATGAATACGGATTATGCAGACCGCAATTTAGTGAAGAAATTAAACTAGAGGGAGCACTGCATTTAGAACTTGCACTCAAAAAAGATGAGGATTATGTGCAAACTGTTGATTATCAACTTACCCAAGATGAGAATATTGCGCTTTTAACCGGAGCAAACAGTGGTGGAAAAACCACACTTCTCGAAACATTAACACAGATATCCATCATGGCACAAATGGGACTTCCAGTAAGTGCTGATTATGCTGAGATAAAATTGTTGGATGAAATTTACCACTTCTCCAAGAAAAGATCATTAGATGCAGGGGCATTTGAATCATTCTTAAATGTGTTCATACCAATCGTCACCACCAATAGTGAAAAGTTAGTATTATTAGATGAACTTGAAGGAATAACAGAACTTGATGCAGCCGTTAAAATCATATCCACATTCATTGATATGATTAAAGAATCCAATTCCTACGGTGTGATTGTCACTCATATGGCAAGGGAATTAATGAATTACACCGACATTCGTGTGGACGGTATTGAAGCAAAAGGATTAGATGAAAATTATAATCTGATTGTTGATAGAACTCCAAAAATGAATTTCCTTGCAAAAAGTACACCCGAATTAATTCTAAAAAGAATATATGAAAAATCAGATGATGATTTAAAAGCTGTATATGCTAGAATTACTATTTTCTATTAATAGAAAGAAAGTAGTCTAAATTGATTAAAAAAGGAATTTCTAATTTAACAGCAATTAATTTATGATTATTGGCTTTTGAGAACCAATAGAAAATATTGTTTGATTCTAATCATTTACATCAACTGCAGATATTGCAAATAATCTAATGAATGCCACCATCACAATTACCAGCATAAATATAATTTTCTTTTTCATAATTGCACTCCAAACATCATCCCCTTAAATTGAAAGAATTAACAACTAAGTTTTTGTCTTTCTAAAGATGAATCCTATTGAAGTGAATTCCACAATCAAAATCAGCATAACAGACAAAGTACTCATAAATGCAGTAATAACAGGTACAAAATCAAACAATGTAAAAACCAACAAAAGCAGTAAAACAGCAGTATAATCCTTAATATAAGTTACCCATCCAATTTTATCGACATATATTTTAAGTAATTTTAAATTGAACGAATCTAAAAATCTTCCACCATCTGCCAGATGAGCCAAAGCGATTTCCATGAAAAATCCCACAACATAAAGGACTATCAGACTTAAGGCAAAAAACAAGACTGAATCAACAGGACTATGTGTGTAAATCAAATGAATTGTTTCGGGAAACTTCAAAATGAATTCCTCAACTTCAAAACTTGGAAAATCAAATACTGACGCAATAACAAAAAACAAGAGTGCTTGAATACAACCATAAACAAACAATATGGCAATTGTCATTATTCCCCTCGGAATGTCCTTGAAATTAAAGGCAGGCAATACCTCTTTACCATTTATCACTTCACGAGTCAATTGAATCCCATATGAAACGAATAAAATGACATATGCGACCATAACTATCTGGTGATATATACCATCAATATTATTCAAAATAATCGCA harbors:
- a CDS encoding U32 family peptidase; the protein is MRIPELLAPVGSMDHLKVAINAGASSVYLSGKDYGARKFAENFTLDEICDAVNTAHLHNVKVYVTVNTLIKQDELEEVMNYLSKLYAIGVDAVLVQDLGLLELIGKHLPNLKVHASTQMTCENQLKLDYLESKGIRRVVLPREMRKEEIAELKTNMELEIFAHGALCYSYSGQCLMSSFKGGRSGNRGTCAQPCRQKYKISGIKHEDYYLSPCDLSLFNQLKEIAELNISCIKIEGRMRSKEYLAVVVSEYRKALNKLKSHKESKSEDISLVFNRGFIEGQFNHKSKRSIRAGHVGLKIGKVINSSKNQIAIRLDDSVENIPEKGDGLLIVKKNNDYGFEISQNPLLTSLNHYKKGKNKQIKDLTRKNKVLIIKKVWQNKKSNFDLTDSTAYLTKRNSLTKKVREIEAKGNSFIKSKLILTFSLKNKYPNLKGRLTLLNHRQIESEVTSDKPFEKPLKKSVEAETIKKQLIKVDNYPYEITQVNVNYDGTLFIPLSKINELRRNLFEELKREVENSYKHEIKKINLTQNKPEKHENSVNFSFYTNNLNHLNEINGVKRVYLEIPPDNDNLDITHDNRHNINYMITFLKNAIEIAHDKDYELIWKWPDITHDKLIKSLNKVRGILNKMNCNIPVMSGNFNSEYGPYSMNVTNTETIDSLKEYNILTISPELNKKDYENIIDSCKDCERIEMLVQGSVELMKTRYSILSKKEFKQIKNKSEFYLIDRKNNKYPIHKSISGEELTIFNDSELSLIHEINHLKEIGFCNFSIDGRYKNDNYCKIIDVYKKAIDGTVNEKELLKYSSKNTLGNY
- a CDS encoding endonuclease MutS2, with the translated sequence MQGERITLQNIKGIGDKISEKIINSVGGEEELQKIVDNVDVERIANVEGISQRKAIEIMNQLLNNSNYEFIKSDRAMEIYEDIINKILSYSNTTYSKNRILLLSPTKDIDKINSQLDFVMNAKEHVSQLPIIKLRGLMRNLKEVEEAKPEYDPSKAILVEREEDNSYLCDLGLNQYYPIITASDSPLLQEEMMNYDLVFYVYSQGVLDFEGMPNLVMINIEENDYEIVPEKIINFFIQNKDLFSRVHEIQKIRNKESVLGDIIPIINELNIIDKREVDIEELVISLKDDMDDELEKSIKQVDLEGDEILNLLNNNFPPKISKIFDEIINKRKDIIREKTGISFDPYLRTYPIEIDETEIQRVTLEQSSKKENDIFDIKKSAAIELNSIKKRAIEEVEDAIKFDYEFSLGSFAYEYGLCRPQFSEEIKLEGALHLELALKKDEDYVQTVDYQLTQDENIALLTGANSGGKTTLLETLTQISIMAQMGLPVSADYAEIKLLDEIYHFSKKRSLDAGAFESFLNVFIPIVTTNSEKLVLLDELEGITELDAAVKIISTFIDMIKESNSYGVIVTHMARELMNYTDIRVDGIEAKGLDENYNLIVDRTPKMNFLAKSTPELILKRIYEKSDDDLKAVYARITIFY
- a CDS encoding DUF4013 domain-containing protein, whose protein sequence is MNNIDGIYHQIVMVAYVILFVSYGIQLTREVINGKEVLPAFNFKDIPRGIMTIAILFVYGCIQALLFFVIASVFDFPSFEVEEFILKFPETIHLIYTHSPVDSVLFFALSLIVLYVVGFFMEIALAHLADGGRFLDSFNLKLLKIYVDKIGWVTYIKDYTAVLLLLLVFTLFDFVPVITAFMSTLSVMLILIVEFTSIGFIFRKTKT